One window of the Ammospiza nelsoni isolate bAmmNel1 chromosome 2, bAmmNel1.pri, whole genome shotgun sequence genome contains the following:
- the ZBED1 gene encoding E3 SUMO-protein ligase ZBED1 — protein MENKSLEGSPSDLKLVAHPRAKSKVWKYFGFDTNAEGCILQWKKIYCRICMAQIAYSGNTSNLSYHLEKNHPDEFCEFVKSNTEQMREAFATAFSKIKPESSQQVVQDSLIMKTYQNYENKKHQELTSAVISLICEGMYPASIVDEPTFKALLRTADPRYELPSRKYFCTKAIPEKYSAIREIVLKELTEVLWCGISTDMWRSENQNRSYVTVAVHFLSSSPANCLAVNSRCLKTFEVPEDNTAETITRVLYETFIEWGINTKVFGATTDYSKDIVKACSLLDIPVQMPCLGHTFNAGIQQAFQLPKLCSLLARCRKLVEYFQQSTVAMYMLSEKQKQQNILHCMLVSDRVSWWGSTLAMLQRLKEQQFVIAAVLVEDSNNHHLMLESSEWNTIEGLVELLQPFKQVAEMMSASKYPTISMVKPLLHMLLNTTLNIKENDLKEISMAKEVIAKELSTTYQHTPEIDMFLNVATFLDPRYKKLPFLSAFERQQVENRVVEEAKCLLEKVKENSFRTEEKFFTVSEEPPMKKIIISSTPPPTSVINNMLAEIFCQTGGVEDQEEWHAQIVEELSNFKSQKVLGLNEDPLKWWSDRLALFPVLPKVLQKYWCILATRVFPERLFGSSANVVSAKRNRLAPAHVDEQIFLYENSRNGSEAEPEDEDEGEWGLEQEQIFNLNDSVNINNSFFNIRDSGFV, from the coding sequence ATGGAGAATAAAAGTTTAGAAGGTTCCCCATCAGACCTAAAGTTAGTGGCTCACCCGAGAGCAAAGAGTAAAGTGTGGAAGTACTTTGGGTTTGATACCAATGCAGAAGGATGCATATTACAGTGGAAGAAGATCTACTGCCGGATTTGCATGGCACAGATTGCCTATTCAGGAAACACGTCCAACCTTTCCTACCACCTTGAAAAGAACCACCCCGATGAATTCTGTGAGTTTGTGAAAAGCAACACTGAGCAAATGAGGGAAGCCTTTGCCACAGCATTTTCAAAAATCAAGCCGGAGTCATCACAGCAGGTTGTTCAAGATAGCCTCATCATGAAGACCTACCAGAACTACgaaaacaaaaaacatcagGAACTGACATCTGCAGTCATCAGCTTAATTTGTGAGGGCATGTATCCAGCCTCCATCGTCGATGAACCTACCTTCAAGGCCCTCTTGAGAACAGCGGACCCCAGGTATGAACTTCCGAGCCGGAAGTACTTCTGTACAAAAGCAATTCCTGAAAAGTACAGTGCTATTAGAGAAATTGTGCTGAAAGAGCTCACTGAGGTTCTCTGGTGTGGCATATCCACGGACATGTGGAGGAGTGAAAACCAGAACAGGTCATATGTAACTGTGGCAGTTCACTTTCTCAGCAGCAGTCCTGCCAACTGCCTGGCTGTGAATTCACGGTGTTTGAAAACATTCGAAGTACCGGAGGATAACACTGCAGAGACCATTACACGAGTCCTTTATGAAACATTCATTGAGTGGGGGATCAATACAAAAGTCTTTGGTGCTACGACAGATTACAGTAAAGACATTGTAAAAGCTTGCTCTCTCTTAGATATTCCCGTACAGATGCCTTGTTTGGGGCACACTTTTAACGCAGGAATACAACAAGCTTTTCAGCTCCCCAAACTCTGCAGCCTTCTTGCCAGGTGCCGAAAGCTGGTGGAGTATTTTCAGCAGTCTACGGTCGCCATGTACATGCTGAGcgaaaagcagaagcagcagaataTTCTCCACTGCATGCTGGTAAGCGACCGTGTTTCCTGGTGGGGAAGCACGCTCGCTATGCTGCAGCGCCTCAAGGAGCAGCAGTTTGTCATTGCGGCTGTTCTCGTGGAGGACAGCAACAACCACCACCTCATGCTGGAATCCAGTGAGTGGAATACAATCGAAGGGCtggtggagctgctccagcctttcAAGCAGGTTGCAGAGATGATGTCTGCTTCAAAGTACCCGACGATAAGTATGGTAAAGCCACTTCTCCACATGCTTCTGAATACCACTCTGAACATCAAAGAGAACGATTTGAAAGAAATCAGCATGGCAAAGGAGGTGATTGCTAAAGAGTTGTCAACCACCTACCAGCACACACCTGAGATAGACATGTTTCTCAATGTTGCAACTTTCTTGGATCCCCGCTACAAGAAACTGCCTTTTCTTTCAGCCTTTGAGAGGCAGCAGGTGGAAAACAGAGTGGTGGAAGAAGCAAAATGCCTGCTggagaaagtaaaagaaaatagttttagAACTGAggagaaattcttcactgtttCAGAAGAGCCCCctatgaaaaaaatcataatcTCCTCTACTCCTCCTCCTACCAGTGTCATCAACAACATGCTTGCAGAGATCTTTTGCCAGACAGGAGGCGTGGAAGACCAGGAGGAATGGCATGCCCAAATCGTTGAGGAGTTGAGCAACTTCAAGTCACAAAAGGTCCTTGGTTTGAATGAAGACCCATTGAAGTGGTGGTCTGACAGACTAGCGCTGTTTCCAGTTTTACCAAAGGTTCTTCAAAAATACTGGTGTATTCTGGCCACAAGGGTCTTCCCTGAACGCCTTTTTGGCTCTTCTGCTAATGTTGTGAGTGCAAAGAGAAACCGGTTAGCCCCGGCTCACGTGGATGAGCAGATCTTTTTGTATGAAAACAGTCGCAATGGGTCTGAGGCAGAACCGGAGGATGAAGATGAAGGAGAGTGGGGTTTGGAACAggaacagatttttaatttaaatgacTCAGTAAACATAAACAACAGTTTCTTTAATATTCGAGACAGTGGGTTTGTTTGA